A portion of the Halobacillus ihumii genome contains these proteins:
- a CDS encoding D-2-hydroxyacid dehydrogenase codes for MNTYQPDILVFHPEQSEEYAACIRDYGFTSVRIASTLEEAENQLPGTEVILGWNFPTPLLTKPGASSVRWFQSIGAGVDDLIADSSIPESITLTRIVDQFGAYISEYVFTFLLHLLKDVPRITQAQIDRRWDPFTSESLAEKTIGVAGIGSIGAEVVRKARAFDMNVHGLSFSGKQAHLVNRHFTPDEWGDFVKELDYLVLTLPLTSSTHHIVNRDVLSAMKPNACLVNVGRGELIDEEELQTVMRSGHLQAAVLDVFEKEPLPADHPFFSIPNVYVTPHLSGPSTTEGVSRFFAENVKRYVNGQSLHGVVDRQRGY; via the coding sequence ATGAATACATACCAGCCTGACATTCTTGTGTTTCACCCCGAACAGTCGGAAGAATATGCTGCCTGTATCCGCGATTACGGGTTCACTTCCGTACGGATAGCCTCAACTCTGGAAGAGGCGGAAAACCAATTACCTGGTACTGAAGTTATTCTGGGCTGGAATTTTCCTACCCCATTATTAACTAAACCTGGTGCTTCCTCCGTCCGCTGGTTTCAGTCGATCGGAGCAGGAGTTGACGATTTAATCGCTGATTCATCAATTCCTGAGAGCATCACACTCACCCGAATTGTCGATCAGTTTGGTGCTTATATTTCTGAGTATGTCTTTACGTTTCTTTTGCACCTATTAAAAGATGTGCCTCGCATAACCCAAGCACAAATAGACCGCCGCTGGGATCCTTTCACCTCTGAATCTTTAGCCGAGAAAACAATTGGGGTGGCCGGGATCGGATCAATCGGAGCCGAAGTTGTCCGCAAAGCTAGAGCGTTTGATATGAATGTACATGGGTTAAGTTTCAGTGGAAAACAAGCTCATCTAGTGAACCGCCATTTTACACCGGATGAATGGGGAGATTTTGTAAAAGAGCTTGATTATTTAGTCTTGACGCTCCCTCTTACAAGTTCAACTCACCATATCGTTAACCGTGACGTTCTTTCAGCCATGAAACCAAATGCCTGCCTTGTCAACGTCGGTCGGGGTGAATTAATCGATGAAGAAGAGTTACAAACCGTGATGCGCTCAGGGCATCTACAGGCCGCCGTCCTGGATGTTTTTGAAAAAGAACCGTTACCAGCAGACCATCCCTTCTTCTCGATACCAAATGTGTATGTGACTCCTCATCTATCAGGACCAAGCACCACAGAGGGAGTCAGTCGTTTTTTTGCAGAGAATGTAAAACGATATGTAAATGGACAGTCTTTACATGGAGTAGTGGATCGGCAACGCGGATATTGA
- a CDS encoding LysR family transcriptional regulator, giving the protein MELKQIKYFMEVAEREHVTEAALHLDIAQSAVSRQIFNLESELEVDLFIREGRSVRLTQVGRIFYEHMKNATMVIENARREVMEYLEPAKGTVHIGFPSSMAAFTMPMAISAFRRSYPEVKFNLSQGSYHQLIDKVVKGDVNMALLAPVPSKKEKIQGDILFSENIVALLPVDHPLAGESAIDISDLKGEAFVMFPEGFILRDITFEACIKHGFKPNVSFEGEDIDAIKGLVSAGLGITLIPEITLVDNLPRDTVKIELHEPKMTRTVGVISSSERQLLPTEQRFYQFLQQFFTRLEGFRN; this is encoded by the coding sequence TTGGAATTAAAACAAATCAAATATTTTATGGAAGTAGCGGAACGTGAGCATGTGACAGAAGCTGCACTCCATTTAGATATTGCACAATCTGCGGTAAGCAGGCAGATTTTCAATTTGGAGTCCGAACTAGAAGTAGATCTTTTTATTCGTGAGGGGAGGAGTGTACGCCTGACCCAGGTCGGAAGAATATTTTATGAACATATGAAAAATGCCACAATGGTCATCGAAAACGCCCGTAGAGAAGTAATGGAGTACTTGGAGCCGGCAAAAGGTACGGTACATATTGGCTTTCCGAGCAGTATGGCCGCGTTTACTATGCCAATGGCTATATCCGCTTTCCGGAGGAGTTACCCGGAGGTTAAATTCAATTTAAGTCAAGGCTCCTATCACCAGCTCATAGACAAGGTTGTGAAGGGCGATGTAAACATGGCTTTACTGGCTCCTGTTCCTAGTAAAAAAGAAAAAATTCAAGGTGATATTCTTTTTTCAGAAAATATAGTTGCCTTATTGCCGGTTGACCATCCACTCGCTGGCGAATCAGCCATTGACATTAGTGATTTGAAGGGAGAGGCTTTTGTTATGTTTCCTGAAGGATTCATATTACGTGACATTACATTTGAAGCGTGTATAAAACATGGCTTTAAGCCAAATGTTTCTTTCGAAGGGGAAGATATTGATGCGATTAAAGGGTTAGTGTCTGCTGGACTTGGCATAACTCTTATTCCTGAAATAACTTTGGTTGACAATTTACCTAGAGACACAGTCAAAATTGAATTGCATGAACCGAAAATGACCCGGACGGTTGGGGTAATCAGTTCAAGCGAACGTCAGTTACTTCCTACTGAACAAAGGTTTTATCAATTTCTTCAGCAATTCTTCACAAGGCTAGAAGGCTTTAGAAATTAA